Proteins from one Pagrus major chromosome 1, Pma_NU_1.0 genomic window:
- the dpy30 gene encoding protein dpy-30 homolog — protein sequence MADDHTDADQSMEGHTPVSENPHAEYGLTENIQRTVENEKASAEKISKQKVDLQALPTRAYLDQTVVPILLQGLSVLAKDRPPNPIEYLAAFLLKNKSQFEERN from the exons ATCACACAGATGCAGATCAGTCCATGGAGGGACACACACCT GTGTCTGAAAACCCTCACGCAGAGTACGGCCTGACGGAAAACatccag AGGACGGTGGAGAACGAGAAGGCAAGTGCTGAGAAGATCTCGAAGCAGAAGGTGGATCTGCAGGCGCTGCCGACCAGAGCGTACCTGGACCAGACGGTGGTGCCCATCCTGCTGCAGGGCCTGTCGGTGCTCGCCAAGGACAG aCCTCCGAACCCCATCGAGTATCTGGCAGCGTTCCTGCTGAAGAACAAATCCCAGTTTGAGGAGAGAAATTAA